The following coding sequences are from one Candidatus Melainabacteria bacterium window:
- the mutL gene encoding DNA mismatch repair endonuclease MutL: MPKVLVLADHIASQIAAGEVVERPSSVVKELLENALDSGATQIEISISADCRDIRIADNGCGMEIEDAVLAFHRHATSKLKTVEDLWNLNSLGFRGEALPSIASVARVTCLTRTHDSAEGSKIEAADGKVTTSQTGCAPGTVMEVQDLFYNVPARLSFLKRASTEFGHIHEIVQSLAIAYPQVAINLIHQGQSSFRTTGSGDLSLAVKEAGLFSGREQLCEVKAGDRDLGLSIRGYVAKPLHFRGDRKGILSIVNNRPVRCPLTYKALDYAYSDLIPRGRHPFAVVVVDVNPTNLDVNIHPTKKEIKYSNGNEVYIAIQRALMLALRQAKSEAREAEVAREREEFHYQVSLARDLQSTAFSGDEQQAEDQAASLQTAQNEHANSVSAIMHEVSDARTVAESIGARATRQLGFKDRLQYATRLYTPVDGETSSPVDGRAYHGPGTDDESPESASEYGLASGAKLSPESGQLPTQYTYSLPHGWRIAAYIHNTYIILETPEGMEIVEQHIAHERTLYERLLAQQTVAGRTTECAQRLLVSTPLQLSMEQSNTLRNNIEILRKLGFDFECSEDHVTCTQVPLELAHKDYACVVQELAQQLAIADGADLELEATKSIACQSAIKNGMPMSERDLVQLLCEWDATPRNDTCPHGRPVRLKFSMEKLFQMFHPA, encoded by the coding sequence ATGCCCAAAGTTTTAGTACTAGCTGACCATATAGCGAGTCAAATAGCTGCTGGAGAAGTTGTCGAAAGGCCTTCATCAGTGGTTAAGGAACTCCTGGAAAACGCCCTCGATTCGGGCGCGACACAGATTGAGATTAGCATCAGCGCCGATTGCCGCGACATAAGGATCGCAGACAACGGTTGCGGCATGGAAATTGAAGACGCGGTTCTGGCTTTCCATCGTCATGCTACATCGAAGTTGAAGACCGTCGAAGACCTGTGGAACTTGAATTCACTTGGATTTCGCGGCGAAGCGCTGCCTAGCATCGCCTCAGTTGCTCGTGTCACATGCCTGACTCGCACTCACGATTCTGCCGAAGGCAGCAAGATCGAGGCAGCAGACGGCAAAGTCACCACTTCACAAACCGGCTGCGCACCAGGCACAGTTATGGAAGTGCAGGATCTTTTTTACAACGTTCCGGCCCGTCTCAGCTTTCTCAAACGCGCCAGCACCGAGTTTGGACACATACACGAGATCGTTCAAAGCCTGGCCATCGCTTATCCACAGGTTGCCATCAATCTTATCCATCAAGGACAGTCCAGCTTTAGAACCACCGGCAGTGGCGACCTGTCACTGGCTGTAAAAGAGGCTGGTCTGTTTTCAGGACGCGAGCAGCTTTGCGAAGTGAAAGCTGGTGACCGCGACCTGGGGCTTTCTATCCGCGGCTACGTAGCCAAACCGTTGCATTTCCGTGGCGATAGAAAAGGCATTCTGTCAATCGTAAACAACAGACCGGTGCGTTGCCCTCTTACCTATAAAGCTCTCGATTATGCTTACTCTGACTTGATTCCGCGCGGCAGGCATCCATTTGCGGTGGTAGTGGTCGATGTCAATCCCACCAACTTAGATGTGAACATCCACCCGACAAAGAAAGAAATCAAATACAGCAACGGCAACGAAGTCTATATCGCCATCCAGCGTGCTCTCATGTTAGCTTTGCGCCAGGCTAAGAGCGAAGCACGCGAAGCGGAAGTGGCGCGTGAAAGAGAAGAGTTTCACTATCAAGTAAGCCTGGCCAGAGATTTACAGAGCACTGCATTTAGTGGCGACGAGCAGCAAGCAGAAGACCAGGCTGCCAGCCTTCAGACTGCGCAAAATGAGCATGCAAACAGCGTATCCGCAATAATGCATGAAGTAAGCGATGCACGCACGGTCGCTGAAAGCATCGGCGCAAGAGCGACTCGGCAATTAGGATTCAAGGACCGATTGCAGTATGCAACCAGATTGTACACACCAGTTGATGGTGAAACATCGTCACCTGTGGACGGGCGCGCCTACCACGGGCCAGGGACGGATGATGAGAGCCCTGAATCCGCTTCTGAATATGGCTTAGCGTCTGGTGCGAAGCTCAGTCCGGAATCGGGTCAGCTGCCGACTCAATACACCTACTCTCTGCCGCATGGATGGCGCATTGCCGCTTATATTCACAACACCTATATCATTCTCGAAACTCCTGAAGGAATGGAAATAGTAGAGCAGCACATCGCACATGAGAGAACCCTCTACGAGCGTTTGTTGGCACAGCAAACCGTGGCCGGGCGCACAACCGAATGCGCTCAAAGACTGCTTGTTTCCACGCCCCTGCAACTGTCAATGGAACAAAGCAACACGCTGCGCAATAACATCGAAATACTTCGAAAACTCGGCTTCGATTTCGAATGTTCAGAGGACCATGTCACGTGCACTCAAGTTCCGCTGGAACTGGCTCACAAAGACTACGCCTGCGTTGTGCAAGAACTTGCTCAGCAGCTTGCCATCGCCGATGGTGCAGATCTGGAATTAGAAGCAACCAAATCAATTGCTTGCCAATCAGCCATAAAGAATGGAATGCCTATGTCCGAGCGCGATCTTGTGCAGTTGCTTTGCGAATGGGACGCCACTCCGCGCAACGATACCTGCCCACACGGCAGGCCCGTCAGACTGAAATTCTCCATGGAAAAACTCTTCCAGATGTTCCATCCCGCCTGA
- a CDS encoding response regulator transcription factor produces MVTRILIVEDVAALRQHAGAVARALAPQAIEIVEAVNGVEGLNLARSIEPDLIIMDISMPGLNGIKAAKEIWAEFPSRKILFWSQFHREAYVRELGKIVPDEAIHGYALKSETDEKLSYAISSVLLHDNPYIDPVVRNVQARVMSRQDSLTDVEYETLLDIAVGLTDKAIAARRHISVRGVQNRLSMLLEKLVKGEDAHLRESAAMEVFNPRTRIVFEALKRGLLDPDEIARLEGELAEWLEEEYNYEPAPR; encoded by the coding sequence ATGGTGACGCGCATCCTCATCGTTGAAGACGTGGCAGCGCTAAGACAGCATGCTGGCGCTGTCGCCAGGGCACTGGCGCCGCAGGCAATTGAAATTGTCGAAGCTGTAAATGGTGTTGAGGGCTTGAACTTAGCACGCAGCATTGAACCTGATTTGATCATCATGGATATTTCCATGCCTGGATTGAATGGCATCAAGGCCGCAAAAGAGATCTGGGCTGAGTTTCCGAGCCGCAAAATTCTATTCTGGTCACAGTTTCATCGCGAGGCATATGTGCGCGAATTGGGCAAAATCGTCCCCGATGAGGCAATACACGGTTATGCCTTGAAAAGCGAGACCGATGAAAAGCTTAGCTACGCCATCTCTTCGGTCCTTTTGCATGATAATCCCTACATAGACCCGGTGGTACGCAACGTCCAGGCGCGCGTTATGTCGCGTCAAGATTCACTGACTGATGTTGAATACGAGACCCTCTTAGACATTGCTGTTGGCTTAACTGATAAGGCAATTGCGGCGCGGCGTCATATCAGTGTTCGAGGCGTGCAAAACCGCCTGTCGATGTTGCTGGAAAAGCTAGTCAAAGGCGAAGATGCGCATCTGCGTGAGAGCGCGGCAATGGAAGTTTTCAATCCCCGCACGCGTATTGTCTTTGAAGCGCTCAAGCGTGGTCTGCTCGACCCTGACGAGATTGCCAGGCTGGAAGGCGAACTTGCCGAGTGGCTGGAAGAAGAATACAACTACGAACCTGCTCCACGATAA
- a CDS encoding serine/threonine protein kinase, with product MDDSTTRKNPVLDNGITPGTILSDRYEIVELVGQGGMGTVYKARHLLIGNYVAIKVMHPHLLSDAASQERFKSEAKAAMSLRHERLMAVSDYGVTPSGQPFIVMEFVQGKGLDALLDEQKYLSHEEFFEIFAQVCDGLSHVHERGIVHRDIKPSNIMLTRTNHNKWLVQIVDFGIAKVLPTGEGAVQHLTQTGEIFGSPLYMSPEQCKGKDVDARADIYSLGCVMFETLTGSPPHQGESAIETLMLHVNERAPKLSDRRADIGESAELEKIVAGALSNAPESRYQTMSHLKNDLLQRKFTGPLVKELPVKEGKSSDLNAIAPVSRPPATAMQTFKNTFLSPLLIIAAAAVTVWLVNNFGITQPRVVITGNTSAQNLREAELEFQLAKDKMAQGFIAEAADYSQKALDLRAKEAPATLLLAESMNQRADIALSDAEHEALLLKGHETGSATDSQAVNRKKRIAADYASAESLLKDAVKIADSNTSGADKAVAPVRVRSTLVTAYLDQGKYQDAETTLNEISQLFLGHQQPDKADPDAVQRTFHELFDSQYERLFWGTNREIDAAKIRLAHRTNKDLYDPTAPIEDSVHPFTGVWSSGNFSLDLKQDGRTVSGENEIRSLGFDKDQEHTSAVSGSVDGNVAHLTCSLVKGRQISAVAVRLGNVLVFHLLHSDSAPEEAYVPENAILSSASSKTVEGMPTTPTSEPDSTEKDNPTPSSAVES from the coding sequence TTGGACGATAGCACTACTCGCAAAAATCCGGTTCTCGATAATGGTATCACTCCTGGTACCATTCTTTCCGATCGCTACGAGATAGTCGAATTGGTTGGACAGGGTGGAATGGGCACTGTGTATAAAGCCCGCCATCTCTTGATCGGCAACTATGTTGCCATTAAGGTTATGCATCCGCATCTGCTCAGCGATGCTGCCAGCCAGGAGCGATTCAAGTCGGAAGCGAAAGCAGCGATGAGTTTGCGTCATGAGCGCCTGATGGCTGTTTCGGATTATGGTGTGACTCCGTCCGGGCAGCCTTTTATCGTCATGGAGTTCGTACAGGGAAAGGGGCTCGATGCGCTTCTTGATGAGCAGAAGTATCTCAGTCACGAGGAATTTTTCGAGATCTTTGCGCAAGTTTGTGATGGGCTTTCTCATGTGCATGAAAGAGGAATCGTTCATCGCGACATCAAGCCAAGCAACATCATGCTGACCAGAACCAACCACAATAAGTGGCTCGTGCAGATTGTCGATTTTGGAATCGCAAAAGTTCTCCCCACCGGAGAGGGGGCCGTGCAGCATCTTACGCAGACGGGCGAGATCTTTGGCAGCCCGCTTTACATGAGCCCTGAGCAATGTAAAGGAAAAGATGTTGATGCCCGGGCAGATATTTATTCGCTTGGTTGTGTGATGTTCGAGACCCTGACCGGAAGCCCACCTCATCAAGGTGAAAGCGCCATCGAAACTCTGATGTTGCACGTAAATGAGAGGGCCCCGAAGCTCAGCGATCGACGCGCTGATATCGGTGAAAGTGCGGAGTTGGAAAAGATTGTGGCAGGAGCGCTGTCCAATGCGCCCGAATCGCGTTACCAGACAATGAGTCATTTGAAAAATGATCTGCTGCAGCGGAAGTTCACCGGTCCGCTGGTTAAAGAGCTTCCCGTCAAAGAAGGCAAATCATCGGATTTAAACGCAATTGCGCCTGTCAGTCGACCACCGGCAACGGCAATGCAAACTTTCAAAAATACCTTTTTGAGTCCGCTGTTGATTATTGCAGCGGCTGCAGTGACTGTCTGGCTGGTCAATAATTTTGGCATAACACAACCGCGGGTAGTCATCACAGGTAATACCAGTGCGCAAAACTTGCGTGAGGCAGAGCTTGAATTCCAGTTGGCTAAGGATAAAATGGCGCAGGGCTTTATCGCTGAGGCTGCCGACTATTCCCAGAAAGCCCTTGATCTGCGGGCCAAGGAGGCACCCGCCACTCTCTTGCTGGCAGAGAGTATGAATCAGCGCGCCGACATCGCTCTTAGCGATGCAGAGCACGAAGCGCTGCTCCTAAAAGGGCATGAAACTGGTTCAGCCACCGACTCGCAGGCAGTAAATAGAAAGAAGCGTATAGCCGCCGATTATGCGAGCGCCGAGAGTCTCCTCAAAGATGCTGTAAAGATAGCTGACTCCAACACAAGTGGAGCAGATAAGGCGGTCGCACCGGTGCGTGTGCGCAGCACGCTGGTGACTGCCTATCTTGACCAGGGGAAGTATCAAGATGCAGAGACGACTTTGAACGAGATATCCCAGTTGTTTCTCGGGCATCAGCAGCCTGACAAAGCTGACCCTGACGCAGTTCAACGCACTTTTCATGAACTGTTCGACAGTCAGTACGAGAGACTCTTCTGGGGCACCAACCGAGAAATTGATGCTGCAAAAATTCGTCTTGCGCACCGCACCAATAAAGACTTGTATGACCCAACTGCGCCCATAGAAGATTCGGTCCATCCTTTTACGGGCGTTTGGTCATCAGGCAATTTTTCTCTTGATTTAAAGCAGGACGGACGCACTGTATCTGGCGAAAACGAAATCCGCAGTCTGGGCTTCGATAAAGATCAGGAGCATACAAGCGCTGTTTCAGGCTCGGTTGACGGTAACGTGGCGCATCTCACTTGCAGTTTAGTGAAGGGGCGGCAAATCAGTGCAGTGGCAGTGAGATTGGGCAATGTCCTGGTATTTCACCTTCTTCATTCGGACAGCGCTCCAGAAGAGGCGTACGTGCCGGAAAATGCAATTCTCAGTTCGGCTTCGTCCAAAACGGTTGAAGGCATGCCAACGACGCCGACCTCAGAGCCTGACAGTACGGAGAAAGACAATCCAACGCCATCTTCGGCTGTGGAGAGTTGA
- a CDS encoding redoxin domain-containing protein gives MSWYFTFFIRTALQKRRTCRKMQFSVRLRPKRLKACQRRRPQSLTVRRKTIQRHLRLWRVDRGELPDAGSTIEFTIRSLMNFRTRMLLVALSASLLSAGLPNMGLPGVAAPSSSGSGAGGAPSHPAPAGKIDPRCVDILQKMTNTYKSSSTLETKILIDMKLLGGDGSKQDLPAQYNVSIAKPNRFAIELDSTRGGKVVSNGKRIEYYYKPANRYMLTAPESTMEENFERREFRFITAGLLSFAFTRELMEVNPYAAIMQDVKELQYIGADKTGGVDCDHLRITHGDFVRDMWVTKSKAPMLIKVEPNMTAGISESARKAGNKIFLSFAYKDQILGKSMNDGRFEVAHPADAKYVREFFHEEGAELIGKKAPDVTLPMADGTKIKLSSLKDRLVILDFWATWCPPCVMSLPIFAKASKPFESKGVLFIAVNKGEAAKTAKDYLRANHINATLACDQDGRVGSAFNVEGIPCTIFIGRDGIVKGVHVGIQPTGLAEGFTADLNKFVAGKSLKRER, from the coding sequence ATGTCCTGGTATTTCACCTTCTTCATTCGGACAGCGCTCCAGAAGAGGCGTACGTGCCGGAAAATGCAATTCTCAGTTCGGCTTCGTCCAAAACGGTTGAAGGCATGCCAACGACGCCGACCTCAGAGCCTGACAGTACGGAGAAAGACAATCCAACGCCATCTTCGGCTGTGGAGAGTTGATCGTGGCGAACTACCAGACGCTGGTTCTACAATTGAGTTCACTATAAGGAGCCTTATGAATTTTCGAACCAGGATGTTGCTTGTCGCGCTTTCGGCATCGTTGCTCAGTGCCGGATTGCCAAACATGGGATTGCCGGGTGTGGCTGCGCCGAGTAGTTCGGGTTCTGGTGCAGGCGGTGCGCCTTCCCACCCGGCTCCTGCAGGCAAGATTGATCCTCGATGCGTCGATATTTTGCAGAAGATGACCAACACTTATAAATCCTCCAGTACGCTAGAGACGAAAATACTTATCGACATGAAGCTCCTGGGCGGAGACGGCTCGAAGCAAGATCTGCCGGCTCAATACAATGTTTCAATAGCCAAACCCAATCGTTTTGCTATTGAGCTTGACTCCACGCGTGGTGGCAAGGTCGTATCAAACGGCAAGCGTATCGAGTATTATTACAAACCGGCAAATCGCTATATGTTGACTGCGCCTGAGTCTACGATGGAAGAGAATTTCGAAAGGCGCGAGTTTCGATTTATAACCGCAGGATTATTGTCTTTCGCTTTCACTCGTGAATTGATGGAAGTGAATCCTTACGCAGCAATTATGCAAGATGTGAAGGAGTTGCAGTACATCGGCGCAGATAAGACCGGTGGAGTGGACTGCGATCACTTGCGAATCACGCATGGCGACTTTGTGCGTGATATGTGGGTGACGAAATCAAAGGCGCCCATGCTGATCAAAGTTGAGCCAAATATGACGGCAGGCATCTCCGAGAGCGCCCGTAAGGCTGGTAATAAGATTTTTCTGTCGTTTGCATACAAAGATCAGATCCTCGGCAAGTCCATGAATGATGGACGATTTGAGGTGGCCCATCCAGCCGATGCGAAGTATGTGCGCGAGTTTTTTCATGAAGAAGGCGCCGAGCTGATCGGGAAAAAGGCTCCCGATGTGACTTTGCCTATGGCTGACGGAACTAAGATCAAACTCTCTAGTCTCAAAGACAGACTGGTCATCCTTGATTTCTGGGCGACCTGGTGCCCCCCTTGTGTCATGTCTCTGCCGATTTTTGCCAAAGCCAGTAAACCGTTCGAATCCAAAGGTGTTCTGTTCATAGCAGTCAACAAGGGTGAAGCCGCAAAGACTGCAAAAGATTATCTGCGCGCCAATCATATAAACGCTACTCTGGCATGTGATCAGGACGGTCGCGTTGGATCGGCGTTCAACGTGGAAGGAATTCCCTGCACTATTTTCATCGGCCGTGACGGCATCGTAAAAGGTGTGCACGTTGGTATTCAGCCAACCGGGTTGGCAGAAGGATTCACCGCTGATTTGAATAAATTTGTTGCAGGAAAAAGCTTGAAGAGGGAGCGATGA
- a CDS encoding D-lyxose/D-mannose family sugar isomerase, with protein MKRSQINRVIGNAIDLFNEKDVKLPPWAYWTQNNWKSVGPEADEIRRHGLGWAITDFASTDFDNIGLLLFIARNGHMHDQKPVTTKTYAEKYMVVQPGQVTPWHFHWQKTEDLLNRSGGRLQVELAWAGDDEKSLSGREVTVQVDGIERKISAEGIILLNPGESVTLSPRMCHKFSGYVKDKQVLAGEISSLNDDSVDNCFLGKPYARTPIDEDEPAKYLLNSDYAMKPQQLP; from the coding sequence ATGAAACGTAGTCAAATTAATCGCGTCATTGGTAATGCCATTGATCTGTTCAATGAAAAAGACGTCAAATTGCCACCCTGGGCTTACTGGACGCAGAATAATTGGAAATCGGTCGGTCCTGAGGCTGACGAAATTCGCCGTCATGGTCTGGGCTGGGCAATAACAGATTTTGCCAGCACTGATTTCGACAATATCGGTTTGCTTTTGTTTATCGCTCGCAATGGACATATGCACGATCAGAAGCCTGTGACGACGAAGACTTATGCTGAAAAATACATGGTGGTTCAGCCAGGTCAGGTGACGCCATGGCACTTTCACTGGCAGAAGACCGAAGATCTGTTGAATCGCAGCGGCGGGCGCTTGCAAGTCGAGCTGGCCTGGGCCGGCGACGATGAGAAGTCGCTGTCGGGTCGTGAAGTGACAGTACAAGTCGACGGCATCGAACGAAAGATTTCTGCTGAGGGGATTATTCTTCTAAATCCCGGTGAGAGTGTCACTCTCAGCCCTCGCATGTGCCACAAATTTTCTGGTTATGTCAAAGATAAGCAGGTTCTGGCGGGCGAGATCAGCAGTTTGAACGATGATTCTGTCGACAATTGTTTTCTGGGCAAACCATACGCTCGCACTCCGATCGATGAAGATGAACCTGCGAAATACCTTTTGAATTCAGATTACGCTATGAAACCGCAGCAGTTGCCTTGA